The proteins below are encoded in one region of Neisseria macacae ATCC 33926:
- the pyrB gene encoding aspartate carbamoyltransferase, which yields MPNPLYRQHVISISDLTTEQLELLLQTALKLKTDPRDDLLEGKLIGSCFFEPSTRTRLSFETAVQRLGGKVIGFSDGANTSAKKGETLADTARIISSYTDAIIQRHPKDGAARVSAEFSKVPVINAGDGTNQHPSQTLLDLVTIYETQGRLNKLKIAMAGDLKYGRTVHSLCQALKRWDCEFAFVSPPSLAMPEYITEELEAAGCRYQILPDLETAVEWADILYMTRVQRERFDEQEFAKIQGKFNLNAAMLANARPNLRVLHPLPRVDEIHPDVDATPHAYYFEQATNGVYARMAILSLVLNEEV from the coding sequence ATGCCCAACCCGCTTTACCGACAACACGTCATCTCCATTTCCGACCTGACGACCGAACAGCTCGAGCTGCTCCTGCAAACCGCCCTCAAGCTCAAAACCGACCCGCGCGACGACCTGCTCGAAGGCAAACTCATCGGCTCATGCTTTTTTGAACCCTCCACCCGCACGCGCCTGTCGTTTGAAACCGCCGTACAACGCTTGGGCGGCAAAGTCATCGGCTTCTCCGACGGCGCCAACACCAGCGCGAAAAAAGGCGAAACCCTCGCCGACACCGCCCGCATCATCTCCAGCTACACCGACGCCATCATCCAACGCCACCCCAAAGACGGCGCCGCACGCGTGTCCGCCGAGTTTTCCAAAGTCCCCGTCATCAACGCCGGCGACGGCACCAACCAACACCCCAGCCAAACCCTGCTCGACCTCGTGACCATTTACGAAACCCAAGGTCGTCTGAACAAGCTCAAAATCGCCATGGCGGGCGACCTCAAATACGGCCGCACCGTCCATTCCCTCTGCCAAGCCCTCAAACGCTGGGACTGCGAATTTGCCTTCGTCTCCCCGCCCAGCCTCGCCATGCCCGAATACATCACCGAAGAACTCGAAGCCGCAGGCTGCCGCTACCAAATCCTGCCCGACCTCGAAACCGCCGTCGAATGGGCGGACATCCTGTACATGACCCGTGTCCAACGCGAACGCTTCGACGAACAAGAGTTCGCCAAAATCCAAGGCAAATTCAACCTCAACGCCGCCATGCTCGCCAACGCACGCCCCAACCTGCGCGTGCTGCACCCCCTGCCGCGCGTTGACGAAATCCACCCCGACGTCGATGCCACGCCGCACGCCTACTATTTCGAGCAGGCGACCAACGGCGTTTACGCCCGCATGGCGATTTTATCGCTGGTGTTGAACGAAGAAGTATAA
- a CDS encoding aminopeptidase P family protein translates to MNTVSNYLSALREAMKAQGLDALVIPSADPHLSEYLPAHWQARRELSGFTGSVGTFVVTADEAGVWVDSRYWEQATKQLAGSGIELQKSGQVPPYNEWLAANLPENAAVGIPSDMVSLTGKRTLAQSLAAKNIRIEHPDNLLDQVWTSRPAIPAETVFIHDPAYVSETAAEKLARVRAVMAEKGADYHLVSSLDDIAWLTNLRGSDVPFNPVFVSFLLIGKDNAVLFTDQDRLNAEAAAALQTAGITVEPYAQVADKLAQIGGTLLIEPNKTAVSTLVRLPESVHLIEGINPSTFFKSVKSEADIAHIREAMEQDGAALCGFFAEFEDIIDNGGSLTEIDVDTMLHRYRSARPGFISLSFDTIAGFNANAALPHYSATPESHSTISGNGLLLIDSGAQYKGGTTDITRVVPVGTPSAEQKRDNTLVLKAHIALAEAVFPENILSPMIDAICRKPLWQAQCDYGHGTGHGVGYFLNVHEGPQVIACAAVPGPQHAMKKGMVTSIEPGLYRPGKWGIRIENLAANQAVANPQETEFGSFLYFETLTLCPIDTRLMDTALMTDGEIDWVNRYHAEVRRRLEPLTEGAAKAWLIKRTEPLAR, encoded by the coding sequence ATGAATACCGTATCGAATTATCTGTCCGCATTGCGCGAAGCCATGAAGGCGCAAGGTTTGGACGCACTCGTCATCCCCTCCGCCGACCCCCATCTTTCCGAATACCTGCCCGCACACTGGCAGGCGCGCCGCGAGTTGTCGGGCTTTACCGGCTCGGTCGGCACATTTGTCGTTACCGCCGATGAAGCGGGCGTGTGGGTGGACAGCCGCTATTGGGAACAAGCCACCAAACAGCTTGCAGGCAGCGGCATCGAGTTGCAAAAAAGCGGGCAAGTTCCGCCGTATAACGAATGGCTCGCGGCAAACCTGCCCGAAAACGCCGCCGTCGGCATCCCTTCCGATATGGTGTCGCTCACCGGCAAACGCACTTTGGCGCAATCCCTAGCCGCCAAAAACATCCGCATCGAACACCCCGACAACCTGCTTGACCAAGTGTGGACCAGCCGTCCCGCCATCCCCGCCGAAACCGTGTTCATCCACGACCCCGCCTACGTCTCTGAAACCGCCGCCGAAAAACTCGCCCGCGTGCGCGCCGTCATGGCGGAAAAAGGCGCGGATTACCACTTGGTTTCCTCGCTTGACGACATCGCTTGGCTGACCAACCTGCGCGGCAGCGACGTGCCTTTCAACCCCGTTTTCGTATCCTTCCTGCTTATCGGCAAAGACAATGCCGTCCTGTTTACCGACCAAGATCGTCTGAACGCCGAAGCCGCCGCCGCGCTGCAAACCGCAGGCATCACGGTCGAACCTTACGCCCAAGTTGCCGACAAACTCGCGCAAATCGGCGGCACGCTGCTTATCGAGCCGAACAAAACCGCCGTCAGCACCCTCGTGCGCCTGCCCGAAAGCGTGCACCTGATCGAAGGCATCAACCCGTCCACCTTCTTCAAATCCGTCAAATCCGAAGCCGACATCGCCCACATCCGCGAAGCGATGGAACAAGACGGCGCGGCGTTGTGCGGCTTCTTCGCCGAGTTTGAAGACATCATCGACAACGGCGGCAGCCTGACCGAAATCGACGTGGACACCATGCTCCACCGCTACCGCAGCGCACGTCCGGGCTTCATTTCATTGAGTTTCGACACCATCGCGGGCTTCAACGCCAACGCCGCCCTGCCGCATTACAGCGCAACGCCCGAAAGCCACAGCACCATCAGCGGCAACGGCCTCCTGCTCATCGACTCCGGCGCGCAATACAAAGGCGGCACGACCGACATCACCCGCGTCGTCCCCGTCGGCACACCGAGTGCCGAACAAAAACGCGACAACACCCTCGTCCTCAAAGCCCATATCGCGCTTGCCGAAGCCGTGTTCCCCGAAAACATCCTCTCGCCGATGATAGACGCCATCTGCCGCAAACCCCTGTGGCAGGCGCAATGCGACTACGGCCACGGCACAGGCCACGGCGTAGGCTATTTCCTCAACGTCCACGAAGGCCCGCAAGTCATCGCCTGCGCTGCCGTTCCCGGTCCGCAGCACGCCATGAAAAAAGGCATGGTGACCTCCATCGAACCCGGACTCTACCGTCCCGGCAAATGGGGCATCCGCATTGAGAACCTCGCCGCCAACCAAGCCGTCGCCAACCCGCAGGAAACCGAGTTCGGCAGCTTCCTCTACTTCGAAACCCTGACCCTCTGCCCCATCGACACCCGCCTGATGGACACCGCCCTCATGACCGACGGCGAAATCGACTGGGTCAACCGCTACCACGCCGAAGTCCGCCGCCGCCTCGAGCCGCTGACCGAAGGCGCGGCAAAAGCATGGCTGATCAAACGCACCGAACCGCTGGCGCGCTGA
- a CDS encoding DUF6402 family protein: MAAAIGKYRMPGNKLMVESVYLYIRDTFDFLNDNGGDQYLGHWNHTGFDVFYSHQLSDKKNEIIAASAYIAAPLLFSILNLKTFSTQLGTAISINGEI, translated from the coding sequence TTGGCAGCTGCCATCGGAAAATACCGCATGCCTGGAAATAAATTAATGGTAGAAAGCGTTTATCTCTATATCCGAGATACATTTGATTTTCTTAACGATAATGGCGGAGATCAATACCTAGGGCATTGGAATCATACAGGATTTGATGTGTTTTATAGCCATCAGCTTTCAGATAAGAAAAATGAGATTATAGCAGCCTCAGCCTATATAGCAGCCCCCCTTCTCTTTTCGATTCTAAACCTGAAGACCTTTTCTACCCAGTTAGGAACAGCCATTTCAATAAATGGAGAAATTTAA
- the oppC gene encoding oligopeptide ABC transporter permease OppC: protein MLFNKKNSRAIADAAEQAQVHGRSLWQDAWRRFSNNKAALCSVFILAAITLFVVAAPWISAYTYDYTDWDNMQIPPSFATRHYFGTDLLGRDLLTRAAAGGRISLLIGIAGALVAVVIGTLYGALAGFFGGKLDSVMMRLLEILNAFPFMFFVILLTTFFGRNLFLIFVAIGLVSWLDVARIVRGQTLSLRHKEFVEAARITGVSRRRIVTRHIIPNVLGVVMVYASLLVPGMIMFESFLSFLGLGVQEPMTSWGSMLQDGAASMEAAPWQLLVPCFFLVATLFCFNFIGDGLRDALDPKDR, encoded by the coding sequence ATGCTATTTAACAAGAAAAATTCCCGCGCCATAGCAGACGCAGCCGAACAGGCACAAGTACACGGACGCAGCCTGTGGCAGGACGCATGGCGGCGTTTCAGCAACAACAAAGCCGCCCTGTGCAGCGTCTTCATCCTTGCCGCCATCACCCTCTTCGTTGTCGCCGCCCCCTGGATCAGCGCCTACACCTACGACTACACCGACTGGGACAACATGCAAATCCCGCCTTCCTTCGCCACCCGCCACTACTTCGGCACCGACCTGCTCGGACGCGACCTCCTTACCCGCGCCGCCGCCGGCGGGCGCATTTCCCTGCTCATCGGTATCGCAGGCGCACTCGTCGCCGTCGTCATCGGCACGCTCTACGGCGCACTCGCAGGCTTTTTCGGCGGCAAACTCGACTCCGTCATGATGCGCCTGCTCGAAATCCTCAACGCCTTCCCCTTCATGTTCTTCGTCATCCTCCTCACCACCTTCTTCGGGCGCAACCTCTTCCTCATCTTCGTCGCCATCGGACTCGTCTCATGGCTTGACGTCGCCCGCATCGTCCGCGGCCAAACCCTCAGCCTCAGACACAAAGAATTCGTCGAAGCCGCCCGCATCACAGGCGTATCCCGCCGCCGCATCGTTACCCGCCACATCATCCCCAACGTACTCGGCGTCGTCATGGTTTACGCCTCCCTGCTCGTCCCCGGCATGATCATGTTCGAATCCTTCCTCAGCTTCCTCGGATTGGGCGTACAAGAACCCATGACCAGTTGGGGTTCCATGCTCCAAGACGGCGCAGCCTCCATGGAAGCCGCCCCGTGGCAGCTCCTCGTCCCCTGCTTCTTCCTCGTCGCCACCCTCTTCTGCTTCAACTTCATCGGCGACGGCCTGCGCGACGCACTCGACCCCAAAGACCGCTGA
- the oppB gene encoding oligopeptide ABC transporter permease OppB — translation MLKFIIRRILSAIPTMLVLITVSFFMMRLAPGSPFTGDKNVPPAVLANIEAKYHLNDPMYLQYFDYLKQLAHGDLGPSFKYKDYNVNELLAQALPVSVELGVYAFIVSTVLGVLMGTIAALRRNTWADYTIMTAAMTGIVVPSFVKAPIMIFIFAITLKWLPAGGWNDGALTSLILPVAALSIGYVAGLARITRGAMIEVLNSPYIRTARAKGLSMNSIVLRHALRPAMLPILSYLVPAFVGIITGAIVIESVFGLPGIGQLFVNGALNRDYGMILGLTILVGVLTIVFNAILDILYALIDPKIRY, via the coding sequence ATGCTGAAATTCATCATCCGCCGCATACTTTCCGCCATCCCCACCATGCTGGTCCTGATTACCGTCTCATTCTTCATGATGCGGCTCGCACCCGGCAGCCCCTTCACCGGCGACAAAAACGTACCGCCCGCCGTACTGGCCAACATCGAGGCCAAATACCACCTGAACGACCCGATGTACCTGCAATACTTCGACTATCTCAAACAACTCGCCCACGGCGACCTCGGCCCCTCGTTCAAATATAAAGACTACAACGTCAACGAGCTGCTCGCCCAAGCCCTGCCCGTCTCCGTCGAACTGGGCGTGTACGCCTTCATCGTCTCCACCGTCTTGGGCGTACTCATGGGCACCATCGCTGCACTCAGGCGCAACACATGGGCGGACTACACCATCATGACCGCCGCCATGACCGGCATCGTCGTCCCCAGCTTCGTCAAAGCCCCCATCATGATTTTCATCTTCGCCATCACCCTCAAATGGCTGCCCGCCGGCGGCTGGAACGACGGCGCGCTGACCAGCCTCATCCTGCCCGTCGCCGCCCTCTCCATAGGCTATGTCGCAGGCCTCGCCCGCATCACGCGCGGCGCGATGATAGAAGTGTTGAACAGCCCCTACATCCGCACCGCCCGCGCCAAAGGGCTGTCCATGAACAGCATCGTCCTGCGCCATGCCCTGCGTCCCGCCATGCTGCCCATCCTCTCCTATCTCGTTCCCGCCTTCGTCGGCATCATCACCGGCGCCATCGTCATCGAAAGCGTCTTCGGACTGCCCGGCATCGGACAACTCTTCGTCAACGGCGCGCTCAACCGCGACTACGGCATGATCTTGGGACTGACCATCCTCGTCGGCGTACTGACCATCGTCTTCAACGCCATACTCGACATCCTCTACGCCCTGATCGACCCCAAAATCCGCTATTAA
- a CDS encoding peptide ABC transporter substrate-binding protein yields the protein MLPNKPYSISALSLAIVLALSACHREVKPAPEFKRSEYNKIVISNAVEPSTLDPQKSSDMAAGAIIRQMMDGLVSTDAEGKTIPALALKWEPSDEGRVWTFHLRDANWSNGDPITAEDFVYSFRRLADPATAAPNSSYLEDAKIQGAAEILQGKAKPDTLGVKALDKKTLQFTLTAPVPYFPDMLIQQFTYPVHRATVEKFGEKWTQPGNYVSSGAYILKEWRVNSHITMDKNPTYYDSKKVSIPQAVFLAIGKEYDRYRADEVDVTYGIPSDQIKIAEKEFPGQVRRATLLCSWFLEPNLESAEFKNPKVRRALNLLTDRAIITKVAGRGDKEAFQLTPPNMQGGGESAPAWKPLKREARIAEAEKLLREAGYSEEKPLEFQIVYTTSEAAKKQITALQSIWKATVPFVRPTLMNEEWKTFLDKRLQGNFSMAFAGWCSDYNDPAGMLNIFKSNNPNNAFHYKNPEFDKLMNSTLEAGISAEERARRYVSAEAMLQRDDAFIPLYHQVSINLVKPDIQGYSDRDPLKNYTIKNWSFAPKK from the coding sequence GTGCTGCCGAACAAACCTTATTCCATATCGGCTTTATCGCTTGCCATAGTGCTTGCGCTGTCGGCGTGTCATCGCGAAGTCAAGCCCGCGCCCGAATTCAAGCGCAGCGAATACAATAAAATCGTCATCAGCAATGCGGTCGAACCGAGTACGCTCGACCCGCAAAAAAGCTCGGATATGGCGGCAGGCGCGATTATCCGCCAGATGATGGACGGCTTGGTCAGTACAGATGCCGAAGGCAAAACCATTCCCGCTTTGGCGTTGAAATGGGAGCCGTCAGACGAAGGGCGCGTTTGGACGTTCCACCTGCGCGATGCAAATTGGAGCAACGGCGACCCGATTACCGCCGAAGATTTCGTTTACAGCTTCCGCCGCCTCGCCGATCCCGCAACCGCCGCGCCTAACAGCAGCTATTTGGAAGACGCGAAAATACAGGGTGCGGCGGAAATCCTGCAAGGCAAGGCGAAGCCGGATACTTTGGGCGTCAAGGCTTTGGACAAGAAAACGCTGCAATTTACGCTCACCGCGCCCGTGCCGTATTTCCCCGATATGCTGATTCAGCAGTTCACCTACCCCGTCCACCGCGCCACGGTCGAGAAATTCGGCGAAAAATGGACGCAGCCGGGCAATTATGTTTCCAGCGGCGCATACATCCTCAAAGAATGGCGTGTCAACAGCCACATCACCATGGATAAAAACCCTACTTATTACGACAGCAAAAAAGTATCCATCCCGCAGGCGGTGTTCCTCGCCATCGGCAAAGAATACGACCGCTACCGTGCCGACGAAGTGGACGTTACCTACGGCATCCCTTCCGATCAAATTAAGATTGCCGAGAAAGAATTTCCCGGGCAGGTCCGGCGCGCGACTTTGCTGTGTTCTTGGTTTTTAGAGCCGAACTTGGAATCCGCCGAATTTAAAAATCCCAAAGTCCGCCGCGCGCTCAACCTGCTGACCGACCGCGCCATCATTACCAAAGTTGCCGGACGCGGCGACAAGGAGGCGTTCCAGCTTACCCCGCCGAATATGCAGGGCGGCGGCGAGTCTGCGCCCGCGTGGAAGCCGCTCAAGCGCGAAGCGCGCATTGCCGAAGCGGAAAAACTCTTGCGCGAAGCGGGTTACAGCGAAGAGAAACCGCTCGAATTCCAAATCGTCTATACCACCAGCGAGGCCGCCAAGAAACAGATTACCGCGCTGCAATCCATTTGGAAGGCGACCGTACCGTTTGTGCGCCCCACGCTGATGAACGAAGAATGGAAAACCTTTTTGGACAAGCGCCTGCAAGGCAACTTCAGCATGGCGTTTGCGGGCTGGTGTTCCGACTACAACGACCCTGCGGGCATGCTCAATATTTTCAAATCCAACAATCCGAACAACGCCTTCCATTACAAGAATCCCGAGTTTGACAAGCTGATGAACAGCACGCTCGAAGCGGGCATTTCCGCCGAAGAGCGCGCCCGCCGCTACGTCAGCGCCGAGGCGATGCTGCAACGCGACGACGCCTTTATCCCGCTGTATCACCAAGTCAGCATCAATCTGGTGAAACCCGATATCCAAGGCTACTCCGACCGCGACCCGCTGAAAAACTACACCATCAAGAATTGGTCGTTTGCACCCAAGAAGTGA
- a CDS encoding DUF6796 family protein, producing MQNQNEASVRCGSSETAVSRLSLLLWAGIAAAVCWTVADMLLVGFVQTPERYPLLSQTLAPQLGEAADFAVLMQAGSPERLLWGVLPATFSAALYLAAAFGVYRLMRPGRTAKVGFAVLFFGYALSPLGHAGFYFTGMVAKVLLNAVPDDYPPLLTLFRHFYRMLEVHWMASVGSIAAGWLLLLVQTLRRRTLLPRAAAWCNPLPVGTVIAVSCSLFPQSPVAAALGGATFNLAQLVFFVCAAACVRRRGMGMQPG from the coding sequence ATGCAAAATCAAAATGAAGCATCCGTTAGGTGCGGGTCGTCTGAAACCGCTGTTTCCCGACTTTCTCTGCTGCTTTGGGCGGGAATTGCAGCGGCGGTGTGCTGGACTGTTGCCGATATGCTGCTGGTCGGATTCGTGCAGACGCCGGAACGTTATCCTTTGCTTTCGCAGACGCTGGCGCCGCAGTTGGGCGAGGCGGCGGATTTTGCCGTGCTGATGCAGGCCGGCTCGCCCGAGCGGCTGCTGTGGGGCGTGTTGCCGGCGACGTTTTCTGCGGCGCTGTATCTGGCGGCGGCATTCGGCGTTTACCGGCTGATGCGGCCCGGGCGCACGGCCAAGGTCGGTTTTGCAGTGCTGTTTTTCGGATATGCGCTGTCGCCTTTGGGACATGCCGGTTTTTATTTTACGGGCATGGTTGCCAAGGTGCTGCTGAATGCCGTGCCGGACGATTATCCGCCGCTACTGACGCTGTTCCGTCATTTTTACCGGATGCTGGAGGTGCACTGGATGGCTTCGGTCGGTTCGATTGCGGCGGGATGGCTGCTGTTGCTGGTACAGACGCTGCGCCGTAGGACGCTGCTTCCGCGCGCCGCCGCGTGGTGCAATCCGTTGCCGGTAGGAACGGTTATTGCGGTTTCGTGCAGCCTGTTTCCGCAATCGCCTGTTGCCGCCGCGCTTGGCGGGGCGACGTTTAATCTGGCGCAGTTGGTGTTTTTTGTTTGTGCGGCGGCGTGTGTCCGCAGGCGAGGAATGGGGATGCAGCCGGGCTAA
- a CDS encoding GNAT family N-acetyltransferase: MLVCNPYEVVIHGTTNKGKIFRPSDWAERLCGILSSFTKDNRLSYSNWVRPMLVDNVRCVAVDKKLEEDNPQMFRFLMDFAADNDLRIIDCKELLKEQEAKAQGEPAERVPLAQAIEEKHAAEKAPVQAAAADYVLREIPPEDTSTAFAALSVLRSSLTDISKFTEQINTVQRPAGYRLLGIFEEGKHNAVAVCGFRESCNLASGRHIHIDDIVTLPQSRRKGYASRLLAEVRKIGAETGVTKIHLNVHVNHDRVDAHRLYFKNGFEICAYHFRCDPK, encoded by the coding sequence ATGTTAGTCTGCAACCCTTACGAAGTCGTGATTCACGGCACAACCAACAAAGGCAAGATTTTCCGTCCCAGCGACTGGGCAGAACGCCTGTGCGGCATATTGTCCTCATTCACCAAAGACAACCGGCTGTCCTACTCCAACTGGGTGCGCCCCATGCTGGTGGACAACGTCCGCTGCGTCGCCGTCGATAAGAAACTCGAAGAAGACAATCCGCAGATGTTCCGTTTCCTGATGGACTTTGCCGCCGACAACGACCTGCGCATCATCGACTGCAAAGAGCTTTTGAAAGAACAGGAAGCCAAAGCGCAAGGCGAACCTGCCGAACGCGTCCCGCTGGCACAAGCCATCGAAGAAAAACACGCCGCCGAAAAAGCGCCGGTCCAAGCCGCCGCTGCCGACTACGTTTTGCGCGAAATCCCGCCCGAAGATACATCCACCGCCTTCGCCGCCCTCAGCGTCCTGCGTTCTTCATTGACCGACATCAGCAAATTCACCGAACAAATCAACACCGTCCAACGCCCCGCCGGCTACCGCCTCTTGGGTATTTTCGAAGAAGGCAAACACAACGCCGTCGCCGTCTGCGGCTTCCGCGAATCCTGCAATCTTGCCAGTGGCCGCCATATCCACATCGACGACATCGTTACCCTGCCGCAAAGCCGCCGCAAAGGCTATGCCTCCCGCCTGTTGGCAGAAGTCCGCAAAATCGGCGCGGAAACGGGCGTGACCAAAATCCACCTCAACGTCCACGTCAATCACGACCGCGTCGATGCGCACCGCCTGTATTTCAAAAACGGCTTCGAAATCTGCGCATACCATTTCCGCTGCGATCCTAAATAA
- a CDS encoding IS5 family transposase has product MSTFFQQTAQAMIAKHIDRFPLLKLDQVIDWQPIEQYLNRQRTRYLRDHRGRPAYPLLSMFKAVLLGQWHSLSDPELEHSLITRIDFNLFCRFDELNIPDYSTLCRYRNWLAQDDTLSELLKLINCQLAEKNLKVEKASAAVVDATIIQTAGSKQRQAIEVDEEGQVSGQTTPSKDKDARWTKKNGLYKLGYKQHTRTDEEGYIEKLHITPANVHECNHLSPLLEGIAEGTTVYADKGYDSKENRQHLKEHQLLDGIMRKACRNRPLTEAQTKRNRYLSKTRYVVEQSFGTLHRKFRYARAAYFGLLKVSAQSHLKAMCLNLLKAANRLSVPVAA; this is encoded by the coding sequence ATGAGCACCTTCTTCCAACAAACCGCACAAGCCATGATCGCCAAACACATCGACCGCTTCCCATTATTGAAGTTGGATCAGGTGATTGATTGGCAGCCGATCGAACAATACCTGAACCGTCAAAGAACCCGTTATCTCCGAGACCACCGCGGCCGTCCCGCCTATCCCCTGTTGTCCATGTTCAAAGCCGTCCTGCTCGGACAATGGCACAGCCTCTCCGATCCCGAACTCGAACACAGCCTCATCACCCGCATCGACTTCAACCTGTTTTGCCGTTTTGACGAACTGAACATCCCCGATTACAGCACCTTATGCCGCTACCGCAACTGGCTGGCGCAAGATGACACCCTGTCCGAATTGCTCAAACTGATTAACTGCCAACTGGCCGAAAAAAACCTAAAAGTAGAGAAAGCATCCGCCGCCGTCGTTGACGCCACCATTATTCAGACCGCCGGCAGCAAACAGCGTCAGGCCATAGAAGTCGATGAAGAAGGACAAGTCAGCGGCCAAACCACACCGAGTAAAGACAAAGATGCCCGCTGGACAAAGAAAAACGGCCTCTACAAACTCGGTTACAAACAACATACCCGTACCGATGAGGAAGGCTATATCGAGAAACTGCACATCACCCCCGCCAATGTCCATGAGTGCAACCATCTGTCCCCTTTGTTGGAAGGTATTGCCGAAGGCACGACCGTCTATGCCGACAAAGGCTACGACAGTAAGGAAAACCGGCAACATCTGAAAGAGCATCAGTTGTTAGACGGCATTATGCGCAAAGCCTGCCGCAACCGTCCGCTGACGGAAGCGCAAACCAAACGTAACCGATATTTGTCGAAGACCCGTTATGTGGTCGAACAAAGCTTCGGTACGCTGCACCGTAAATTCCGCTACGCCCGGGCAGCCTATTTTGGTCTGCTCAAAGTGAGTGCGCAAAGCCATCTGAAGGCGATGTGTTTGAACCTGTTGAAAGCGGCTAACAGGCTAAGTGTGCCTGTTGCCGCCTAA
- a CDS encoding ABC transporter ATP-binding protein, with amino-acid sequence MNTPLLTVENLDIRFQLHEKTVHAVRNISFKVAKGETLALVGESGSGKSVTAMSLMRLLPENTTCYGKDSRITFDGTSILDADEKTLRSLRGGRISFIFQEPMTSLNPFMKIGTQLMEALRVHNKTITRKAARERILDLLNRVGIREAERRLKQYPHEFSGGQLQRIMIAMALLNEPALLIADEPTTALDVTIQAEILDLLHDLQKQMGMAIIFITHDLGLAEHYSETVCVMKDGEIVERGKIKQVFANPTHPYTAQLIHSVPKGMKDPVEGNPPELIRADGIDVHFTLKHNFFGKPLKTFHAVKNISLAIRQGETLGIVGESGSGKSTLGKAIMQMLPYQGSIHFDGSDLAALTPERARQLKAERQIVFQDPYGSLSPRLTVGEIIGEGLTVHRPEMTKAQRTELVLKVLDEVSLPADALNRYPHEFSGGQRQRIAIARALILRPKFILLDEPTSALDRSVQIKVVELLRGLQTKYGLTYIFISHDLSVVRAVSDNVAVMQHGELVEYGSADQIFHHPQKDYTKRLINAAFDL; translated from the coding sequence ATGAACACCCCGTTACTCACCGTCGAAAACCTCGACATCCGCTTCCAACTCCACGAAAAAACCGTCCACGCCGTGCGCAACATCAGCTTCAAAGTCGCCAAAGGCGAAACCCTCGCCCTCGTCGGCGAATCCGGTTCCGGCAAATCCGTTACCGCCATGTCCCTCATGCGCCTCCTGCCCGAAAACACCACCTGCTACGGAAAAGACTCGCGCATCACCTTCGACGGCACATCCATCCTCGACGCAGACGAAAAAACCCTCCGCAGCCTGCGCGGCGGACGCATCAGCTTCATCTTTCAAGAGCCCATGACCTCGCTGAACCCCTTCATGAAAATCGGCACCCAGCTCATGGAAGCCCTGCGCGTCCACAACAAAACCATCACCCGCAAAGCCGCCCGCGAACGCATCCTCGACCTCCTCAACCGCGTCGGCATCCGCGAAGCAGAACGTCGTCTGAAACAATACCCCCACGAATTCTCAGGCGGCCAGCTCCAGCGCATCATGATCGCCATGGCGCTGCTCAACGAGCCCGCCCTGCTCATCGCCGACGAACCCACCACCGCCCTCGACGTCACCATCCAGGCAGAAATCCTCGACCTCCTCCACGACCTCCAAAAACAAATGGGCATGGCGATAATCTTCATCACCCACGACCTCGGACTCGCCGAACACTACTCCGAAACCGTCTGCGTCATGAAAGACGGCGAAATCGTCGAGCGCGGCAAAATCAAACAAGTTTTCGCCAACCCCACCCACCCCTACACCGCACAACTCATCCACTCCGTCCCCAAAGGCATGAAAGACCCCGTAGAAGGCAACCCGCCCGAGCTCATCCGTGCCGACGGCATCGACGTCCACTTCACCCTCAAACACAACTTCTTCGGCAAACCCCTCAAAACCTTCCACGCCGTCAAAAACATCAGCCTCGCCATCCGCCAAGGCGAAACCCTCGGCATCGTCGGCGAATCCGGTTCCGGCAAATCCACACTCGGCAAAGCCATCATGCAAATGCTCCCCTACCAAGGTAGCATACACTTCGACGGCAGCGACCTCGCCGCCCTCACCCCCGAGCGCGCGCGCCAACTCAAAGCCGAACGCCAAATCGTCTTCCAAGACCCCTACGGCTCACTCTCCCCCCGCCTCACCGTCGGCGAAATCATAGGCGAAGGCCTCACCGTTCACCGCCCCGAAATGACCAAAGCCCAACGCACCGAACTCGTCCTCAAAGTCCTGGACGAAGTCTCCCTGCCCGCCGACGCCCTCAACCGCTACCCGCACGAATTCTCAGGCGGACAACGCCAACGCATCGCCATCGCCCGCGCCCTCATCCTGCGGCCCAAGTTCATCCTCCTCGACGAACCCACCTCCGCCCTCGACCGCTCCGTCCAAATCAAAGTCGTCGAACTGCTGCGCGGACTCCAAACCAAATACGGACTGACCTACATCTTCATCAGCCACGACCTCTCCGTCGTCCGCGCCGTCAGCGATAACGTCGCCGTCATGCAGCACGGAGAACTCGTCGAATACGGCAGCGCAGACCAAATCTTCCACCACCCGCAGAAAGACTACACCAAACGCCTCATCAACGCCGCCTTCGACCTCTGA